One Paraburkholderia caffeinilytica DNA segment encodes these proteins:
- a CDS encoding electron transfer flavoprotein subunit beta/FixA family protein — protein sequence MKILVAVKRVVDANVKISVKSDGTAVDIANVKMSMNPFDEIAVEEAVRLKEAGIATEVVAVSAGVAQCQETLRTALAIGADRAIHVESNEELQPLAVAKLLKALVDREQPQLVVLGKQAIDDDSNQTGQMLAALAGLPQATFASKVVVADGRATVSREVDGGAETLSLKLPAVITTDLRLNEPRYVTLPNIMKAKRKPLETVTPADLGVDVAPRLQTLKISEPPRRSAGVTLPDVDALVQKLRTEAKIV from the coding sequence TTGAAGATCCTCGTTGCAGTGAAGCGGGTAGTGGATGCCAATGTGAAGATCAGCGTGAAGTCCGACGGCACCGCTGTCGATATCGCGAACGTAAAAATGTCGATGAATCCGTTTGACGAGATTGCGGTGGAAGAGGCCGTGCGTTTAAAGGAAGCGGGTATTGCCACGGAAGTGGTGGCGGTATCGGCGGGTGTCGCGCAATGCCAGGAAACACTGCGTACCGCGTTGGCGATCGGCGCGGACCGCGCGATTCACGTTGAGTCGAATGAGGAGCTTCAGCCACTGGCCGTTGCCAAATTGCTGAAGGCGCTGGTCGACAGGGAGCAGCCTCAACTCGTGGTCCTCGGAAAACAGGCCATCGACGATGACTCGAACCAGACGGGCCAGATGCTGGCTGCACTGGCTGGCCTGCCGCAGGCAACGTTTGCATCGAAGGTCGTAGTGGCGGATGGCCGCGCGACGGTGTCGCGTGAAGTCGATGGCGGTGCCGAGACGTTGTCGCTGAAGCTGCCTGCAGTGATCACGACCGATCTGCGCCTGAATGAGCCGCGATATGTCACGTTGCCGAACATCATGAAGGCCAAAAGAAAGCCACTGGAAACCGTGACGCCGGCAGATCTGGGTGTCGATGTCGCGCCGCGTCTTCAAACCCTCAAAATCAGCGAGCCGCCCAGGCGATCCGCTGGCGTGACGCTGCCGGACGTCGATGCGCTTGTACAGAAGCTCAGGACGGAAGCGAAGATCGTCTAG
- a CDS encoding electron transfer flavoprotein subunit alpha/FixB family protein — translation MTILVIAEHDNARLKSSTLNTIGAAALIATLAEGDIHVLVAGHNVKAVSEAAARIAGVSKVLLADAAFPEGDLAENIAATVTALQGAYGYILTPATVYGKNIAPRIAARLDVAQISDVTSIVSADTFERPIYAGNAIATVKSHDPVKVITVRTTAFNAASEEGGGAVQENVASIDAGLSSRIVRREVTKLDRPELSSARRVVSGGRGVGSPENYAKVLEPLADTLGAAMGASRAAVDAGFAPNDYQVGQTGKIVAPELYVAVGISGAIQHLAGMKDSRVVVAINKDPEAPIFSVADYGLVGDLFSVVPELVEALNNKVVHQV, via the coding sequence ATGACAATTCTAGTAATCGCGGAGCACGACAACGCCCGCCTTAAAAGTTCGACGCTCAACACGATAGGCGCTGCTGCGCTGATCGCCACATTGGCTGAAGGTGACATTCACGTACTGGTCGCCGGTCATAACGTAAAAGCCGTATCAGAAGCGGCAGCAAGAATTGCGGGTGTCTCGAAAGTGCTGCTCGCTGATGCAGCCTTCCCTGAGGGAGATCTGGCAGAGAACATCGCCGCGACCGTGACGGCGTTGCAGGGAGCCTACGGGTACATTCTGACGCCCGCGACCGTGTATGGGAAAAACATCGCTCCACGCATCGCAGCAAGGCTCGATGTGGCCCAGATCAGCGATGTGACGTCCATTGTTTCGGCAGATACTTTCGAACGTCCGATATACGCCGGCAACGCGATCGCAACGGTGAAATCGCATGACCCTGTCAAGGTCATCACGGTGCGTACGACGGCTTTCAACGCCGCTTCCGAAGAAGGTGGCGGTGCGGTGCAGGAGAACGTTGCGTCGATCGACGCTGGCCTGTCATCGCGGATTGTGCGCCGAGAAGTGACGAAACTGGATCGGCCGGAACTTTCCAGTGCGCGACGCGTTGTCTCGGGCGGTCGCGGGGTGGGCAGTCCGGAGAATTACGCGAAGGTGCTCGAACCGCTGGCAGATACGCTGGGCGCCGCGATGGGCGCATCGCGGGCTGCCGTGGATGCGGGCTTTGCGCCGAACGACTATCAGGTTGGTCAAACCGGCAAGATCGTCGCGCCAGAACTTTACGTGGCTGTCGGGATTTCAGGCGCTATCCAGCACCTCGCGGGCATGAAGGATTCGCGAGTCGTTGTTGCAATCAACAAGGACCCTGAGGCGCCGATCTTCAGTGTCGCCGACTATGGCCTGGTTGGTGACCTGTTCTCAGTGGTACCGGAACTCGTCGAGGCGCTGAACAACAAGGTCGTGCATCAGGTCTGA
- a CDS encoding SDR family NAD(P)-dependent oxidoreductase: MEIDLGGKCAVVTGGASGIGLATARLLISAGACVVIADRDIASARRTVSEIGGSAVEIDVGDEVSVEAAAAQIDTQLGSVDILVNSAGVLQRTLPPHELSLNEWDRVARVNLRGTYLCCRRFGSAMATRGQGSIVNIASVAGMRSGPLHSYAPAKAGVINLTECLAGEWGPKGVRVNCVSPGFTMTPALARGLDSHTLEEQELANSTALGTLVQAEDIARAVLFLASGWAAAVTGINLPVDAGYLIAGSWSSYGGLRRAPSPARAPAADQ, encoded by the coding sequence ATGGAAATCGATCTGGGCGGGAAATGCGCGGTGGTGACGGGCGGGGCCAGCGGCATCGGACTGGCTACGGCCAGGTTGCTGATCTCGGCGGGTGCATGCGTCGTCATCGCGGACCGGGACATCGCGAGCGCCCGTCGCACGGTCAGCGAAATCGGCGGCAGTGCGGTAGAAATCGATGTCGGCGATGAGGTCTCTGTCGAGGCGGCCGCTGCGCAAATCGATACGCAGCTTGGCAGCGTTGATATTCTCGTGAACTCTGCAGGCGTGCTGCAACGTACATTGCCCCCGCATGAGTTGAGCCTCAATGAATGGGACCGCGTTGCTCGCGTCAATTTGCGGGGAACCTATCTATGTTGCCGTAGGTTTGGTTCGGCGATGGCAACGCGCGGGCAGGGAAGCATCGTCAATATTGCTTCTGTCGCGGGGATGCGTTCGGGGCCGCTTCATTCATATGCGCCGGCAAAGGCTGGCGTCATCAACCTGACTGAATGTCTTGCTGGCGAGTGGGGACCGAAAGGTGTGCGTGTGAACTGCGTGTCGCCCGGTTTCACGATGACGCCTGCGCTCGCACGCGGACTCGACTCTCATACGCTCGAGGAGCAGGAACTGGCCAACAGCACTGCTTTGGGCACGCTGGTGCAAGCAGAGGATATCGCCCGAGCCGTTCTTTTTCTGGCGTCCGGGTGGGCTGCGGCTGTTACAGGGATAAACCTGCCCGTCGATGCGGGCTACCTCATCGCGGGGTCATGGTCGAGCTACGGGGGATTACGTCGTGCGCCTTCTCCTGCGCGCGCGCCAGCGGCTGATCAGTAA
- a CDS encoding thiamine pyrophosphate-dependent dehydrogenase E1 component subunit alpha, whose translation MANQRNAPALLTLYRTIKTIRTVENSLTRLFADGEVPGFIHLSIGQEAIAAGVCAALSPQDTLATTHRGHGHVLARGLSLDHFFKEILGKAGGVCAGRGGSMHVADMDLGILGANGIVGAGIPIALGSAIAHQVRETQGVAVAFFGDGAMAEGVLHETLNMAALWRLPLLLVCENNGWSEFSPTSRQFAAQLEGLAAAFGIAYTPVDGSDVLAVSDAAKTAVDRARQGEGPVILECVTQRVRGHYEGDPQKYRAPEELAALADFDPVARTAAALLAQGVTTEEIDGINETVEAEVAAAVDAARADAEPSYDTARQDVYTLAA comes from the coding sequence GTGGCCAATCAACGAAACGCTCCAGCACTGCTAACCCTGTACCGCACGATCAAAACGATCCGCACTGTTGAAAACAGCCTCACCCGGCTGTTCGCGGACGGCGAAGTACCGGGCTTCATTCACCTGAGCATTGGTCAGGAGGCCATCGCAGCCGGCGTGTGCGCCGCCCTGTCGCCACAGGACACGCTAGCCACAACCCATCGCGGTCATGGACACGTGCTGGCTCGTGGCCTCTCGCTGGATCATTTTTTCAAGGAGATATTGGGCAAGGCAGGCGGCGTGTGCGCAGGCCGCGGCGGTTCGATGCATGTCGCCGACATGGACCTCGGCATTCTCGGCGCGAACGGAATTGTCGGCGCGGGTATCCCGATCGCCTTGGGTAGCGCGATCGCCCATCAGGTGCGCGAAACGCAAGGCGTCGCAGTTGCCTTCTTCGGTGACGGCGCGATGGCAGAAGGCGTCTTGCACGAAACATTGAACATGGCCGCATTGTGGCGGCTGCCGTTGCTACTGGTCTGCGAGAACAACGGCTGGTCCGAATTTTCACCGACGAGCCGCCAGTTCGCAGCGCAGCTCGAAGGGCTGGCGGCTGCATTCGGCATCGCATACACGCCGGTCGACGGCAGCGACGTGCTGGCCGTATCCGATGCCGCGAAGACAGCCGTTGATCGCGCAAGGCAAGGCGAAGGCCCGGTAATCCTCGAGTGCGTTACCCAGCGTGTGCGAGGCCACTACGAAGGCGACCCGCAAAAGTACCGTGCGCCCGAAGAACTGGCCGCGCTAGCGGACTTCGATCCTGTCGCGCGCACTGCGGCGGCGTTGCTGGCGCAAGGAGTAACGACGGAGGAAATCGACGGCATCAACGAAACGGTCGAAGCTGAAGTGGCTGCCGCTGTCGATGCCGCACGCGCCGATGCGGAGCCCTCCTACGACACGGCGCGTCAAGACGTCTACACGCTGGCTGCATAG
- a CDS encoding isochorismatase family protein: protein MPIRTLDLSSALLVIDFQEGTRRYTGSLGPEAYGAAARLAVAFRNLARPVVLVRMQGGRGGRSDVAPEGSAYSFSPEAQAFVPELGQQASDIVITRSSWGAFTGTDLQQRIVDLGITQVVICGTAASIGVESTVRQAYELGFNVTIASDATTDFNVDAMKNSIERIFPILAEVGLSKDIIRALESQSG, encoded by the coding sequence ATGCCGATTCGCACGCTTGATCTTAGCTCGGCTCTCCTTGTGATCGACTTCCAGGAGGGCACGCGACGCTATACGGGTAGCTTGGGCCCGGAAGCGTATGGCGCTGCAGCGCGCCTCGCGGTGGCGTTCCGCAACCTTGCTCGACCGGTCGTGCTAGTGCGAATGCAAGGTGGACGCGGCGGTCGCAGCGATGTTGCGCCTGAAGGCAGCGCTTACTCGTTTTCGCCCGAAGCCCAGGCATTCGTGCCTGAACTGGGGCAGCAGGCCTCCGATATCGTTATCACCAGATCTTCATGGGGCGCCTTTACCGGCACCGACCTCCAACAGCGAATTGTCGATCTGGGTATAACCCAAGTCGTCATTTGCGGAACAGCTGCAAGCATTGGTGTCGAGTCGACAGTGCGTCAGGCCTATGAATTGGGATTCAATGTCACCATTGCATCGGACGCGACGACTGATTTCAACGTCGATGCAATGAAGAATTCGATAGAGCGTATCTTTCCGATCCTGGCAGAAGTCGGTTTATCCAAAGATATTATTCGGGCGCTGGAGAGCCAGAGCGGTTAG